The DNA segment GGCTCGCCGCCCAAATCACCTCTCTGCTCGCCTCTTCGTTCTCCGTCGCGAGTGATGCCGCTCCTTGCTTCTTCGACATCGTCCATGGTAAGCTCCTCGCCTCTAACCTTGTCGTTCTTCCCTGACTCCCCCTATATGGACGCCGTGGGTTCTTCAGTTactcttaaattaaattttgggttcatcttttttttttttcaattaatttttaagattcAGAGCTGAGTTTGGAATTGgattatttgtttgatttgttGAATGCTGATGTGATTatgaattcaatttaatttgaattcttaGTTTGGAATTGGATTCAATTTAGTCTTTGTTGCTAATGTGTTTTCAGTTTAATTCAGAATCACGTTCCTGATTTATTGattagaatttcaaaaattaatatgatGATATGCTTTGGATCTCTTATATTCAGCAGGTTTACAAATTTGTAACtgaattgaattttgttttgtattagAATTGTATGATTCTTAGTTTGAGGATCTCTACCATTCTTATTGATTTGGATTTctgaaattatatattaattttttaataattttattgtatatttaaataaatcagTTTAATTATGATTCGATCTCAATTAAATCATTGAACCCGTTATTTGACCGATTGATGTCGGTTCGGTTCTTGCAACCATTTTTTTCTTACCCTGTATTGATGACCTACCAATGTTGAAActccataataaaaaaaatattgatttgtaTATTGTGTCTGACGCTACTGGTATACTTTTGAACAGAAGGTacaagaaaatattattttaatttccatAGGTGAATTTTTCATTACAATAACTAATATTTAAGATCGTTGAGtcaccaaaaacaaaatatcttattatttaaGATCATTGACTAGAGCATACAAGAGTCACTCATTTGTGATCCCTTTTGTTCCCAAAACAATAATGCAACAAAAAAGAacattgattttcttattgGTTGCCTTGATAGCGTTGGCATACAGGGCGATCCAGCCGCCTCCCCCAAGAACATGCGGTTCACCGGGTGGTCCGCCCACCACAGCACCAAGAATAAGGCTTAGAGATGGGAGGCATTTGGCATACAAGGAACATGGTGTTCCTAGAGAATTAGCCAAGAACAAGATCGTCTTCTTACACGGCTTTGCTTCTACCAGACATGATACTGTGATTACAGTGAATCTTCCTTCGGTATTCTCCTTTAATtcatatgcttttttttttcatacagTAGAAAGGGttggaattaatttttttccctttttcttatgttttttcATGTAAAGTTCTCCCATTTCAAACAACAACCATTCAAACCACCAAGACCAGCCTCAATACAGAGATAATTTACTTGTGTTTGAATTCGCGTCTCCGgagactttttaaaaaaaaatatttacttagtaaatattttataaagcattcttaaacttttaatttttaagaaagaCATATATTTCTTGTTTAAAATTACATTCTTAAGTTTTTTTATTActagtattatttttaataatcatattttaatatcctcaaaattttataaaaatgttttgTTCCCAAACAAAGGCTTTAAGAAGCTTTTGATTTGACCATTTTGACAAGTAATTGAATTTACTTGGATTGATTCTAGATTTTGTAAAGCCTCGCTAAATAACAATaattgatgataatgatgactAGGGTCTTCTAGAGGAACTGGGAGCATATATAGTGTCTTTTGATAGACCAGGGTATGGGGAGAGTGATCCGGATCCAATCCGAACACCCAAAAGTTTGGCTTTTGATGTTGAAGAGCTTGCAGATAAGCTGGGACTTGGACCCAAGTTTTATGTTTTTGGATATTCCATGGGAGGGCAGGCTGTTTGGGGTGTCCTCAAGTACATCCCTCACaggtaaacaaaatattttgtcCACCAATTAGTTTGATTTGTTTCTTTaacctttttaaaataatcaaataagtttgctatattaaaataacaatGTTGTATATGAATTAAAAATCAGTCAATAATTAATcatcatataaatatataattttgattacagtgctataaaattatttgattatttgacTATGACATATTTgatatttctattataaaattttaattattttgataactgATTTTATTAAAAGTCACTTACTATCTCATTAACCTTTTAGAAAGCCAgtctaaaaatttatatttctacaACGATTAGATAAATGTAAGCTTAACTTTTCATACACCTAGCTAGATCATATACTTATACTTAATATTTATATCAATTGTAGCACACATTATTATTTACAACATTTAATACAATTAATTTGAATATAAGTGTTTGCTCCTTTATGACAAGAATATATAAATGCTACACACTTGCACAGACTTGCTGGAGCAACACTATTGACCCCAGTTACCAACTACTGGTGGAATGCTTTCCCTTCTAACTTGTTTACAAAGGCTTACTACAAGCAACCTGCACAAGACCAATGGGCTGTTGGAGTTGCTCATTACTTACCATCGCTAACATATTGGTGGATCACTCAGAAGTGGTTTCCAACATCAAGTGTTGTGGAATACAATCCTGCTATTTTCTCACAACAAGATTTATCCATAATTCGctcttctaatttttcaaaaggtCGAGAAAATCAGGTAAGTATTTCAATTATTTAACTCTATTTCTCCATGTTTagcaaataaatataatattgcaATCTTTTTCCCATACCCAAGTATAGTGATATGCCACACCTTTCACACCAGATCTCATCACACATTATATttctactattattttttattcttttaaatggGATCGATGTTCTAACTAGTTAAAGAGAATTtgaagatttattattattattattatatcctagaaaaaggcaataaaaaatcattttaaaaacttacaattttcagtttatagaaaagaaaattaatattatatcgTAACATAAgtcttaataaaaagaaaaacatatgtttaaaaaattctttcaaaaaGGATAATTTAGGAGAAAAAATCTTTTTAGAAAAGTCTACCCAAACAAGTTTTTAGTAgcttaaaaaatgtttaaagaaaattatttgtaatttgAACGAAATATACCTTAAAAAgttattagtaaaataaaatatcttgtAAAATAAACTTCGAGAGACTACCCACtcttaaattatttattcaaaagGTAGTATTAAGTTTAATATGGTACAGAATGAATCCATATCTTAATGGTTAAATCTTTTACATTTTATTTCAGTTTGAAAGTATGTGTTTCACTCTCATCCCCTCCCcgattaaaagagaaaaaaaaaatctatggaGATTAGATGTTCTAAAAAGTTAAcctaaaagataaatttgaatatATCTAAGAGAAAGCCATTTGTTTGTTAACAAGATGTGATGTACGTTGTTGTTATCGTCACAGGCGGTGCAACAAGGTGAATCTGAATCCATTTGCCGTGACATGATCATTGGATTTGGAGCTTGGGACTTCGATCCCCTCAAGATTGATAACCCATTTCCAAAGAATGAAGGCCAGGTTCATCTATGGCAAGGTGAAGATGATCAGCTTGTTCCTGCTATGCTACAACGCTATCTTGCTCAAAACATTCCATGGATTCACTACCATGAATTGCCAGGTGCAGGGCACATGTTTCCGTTAGGAGACAAACTCAATGAAGTCATTCTCAAAACACAATTACTTATATGAGTATTGCNNNNNNNNNNNNNNNNNNNNNNNNNNNNNNNNNNNNNNNNNNNNNNNNNNNNNNNNNNNNNNNNNNNNNNNNNNNNNNNNNNNNNNNNNNNNNNNNNNNNNNNNNNNNNNNNNNNNNNNNNNNNNNNNNNNNNNNNNNNNNNNNNNNNNNNNNNNNNNNNNNNNNNNNNNNNNNNNNNNNNNNNNNNNNNNNNNNNNNNNNNNNNNNNNNNNNNNNNNNNNNNNNNNNNNNNNNNNNNNNNNNNNNNNNNNNNNNNNNNNNNNNNNNNNNNNNNNNNNNNNNNNNNNNNNNNNNNNNNNNNNNNNNNNNNNNNNNNNNNNNNNNNNNNNNNNNNNNNNNNNNNNNNNNNNNNNNNNNNNNNNNNNNNNNNNNNNNNNNNNNNNNNNNNNNNNNNNNNNNNNNNNNNNNNNNNNNNNNNNNNNNNNNNNNNNNNNNNNNNNNNNNNNNNNNNNNNNNNNNNNNNNNNNNNNNNNNNNNNNNNNNNNNNNNNNNNNNNNNNNNNNNNNNNNNNNNNNNNNTTTACAATGTTGGACGGAATAAGGATGAACATTTTTAAGTTTCCTTGACTTCAATAAAAGCTTGTTTACTGTTAAAAGACTTAAGAATTAAGATACAAACGCCATGAATCCCAAAAGCCATACACGGCCAAGTTGGCTAGTCTAAAAACTTgtacattatttattttgggtCAAGCTAGAGCCACACCCAAAATTGTTTAGGACATACCTTTTATTCTGGCTTTAACACATATAAGCCACACAAACAAGACAACAGCGAACAAAAAGTGATACGAAACACAGGCAGAGAGGAATGTCTGTGCGGAAAGACGGACAATTTTGGTATCGGTTGAAGCATCGCGGCACTCATTAATTTCTGTGTGGCCTTTGTCTTGAAACCATGTGCTCTGATTTCTGCTCACAATGGGAAAGTTTGGACATAAGTATAGCTGAAGCAAAGAAAAACAATATTCATAgttcaaaagaagaaaagcttCATGACGAATATACACAACCGGAACAAGAGTAGACTTTAATAGGATAAACATGATTATGTAGTTCAAAGAAATCAACTTGATCAGATCAGAACAATGTAGCTGACCCATAAAAGGAACCAACGCTCAGATCCAAGTCAATTCGACAGTAAAGTTAGCAAAGTGAGACACTCTTGAGGctgcagaattacagaaatTTTCTGTTATCCCCGCTTTTACATGGTATTAGCATTGTTTTCctgactttttttttgtttaattttatctttatttatatttttccgTTGTGTGGATCATTGTTCCATGCAGCAAAATCTCGCAAGAGAAAAAAGACATAAGATGCAACTCACCTGCTCCGAATATGGCAAAAATTTTCCATCAAATGTCAGGACCACACGATCTTTCCCATCTACTCCCTTGACTTTGTCAACTGAGCAGTAGAAATCTATTGCTGACGTgctgaaaatgaaaattaacaaaaacTATTTGTTAGGCAGGGAAATCTTCTGAAAATAAAATGTTCAGTTTGCTTTTCCacaagaattttattatttgctgAGATCTTAAGCACGTTTAAGTGAAAATGTTCCATTATAGATTGGACAATGGAGATAGTAAAGACTAAAGAAGGATAAAAGGTGATAATAATGTATGTCATAAACTGTGAGTGGTAAACTTTCAATCTCCAAAAGAAAGAACTTCAAATTTCTTCACTTCCGACTTTGCTCCTTCAATTTTAACTTGCACTCTGATAACGATAAGAAAAGGAAGGGTGCAGGAAGATACGTTTAAGAACATATGAATGGACATCCAGGACAAAACAATAACCTGATATTCTAGGAGAAAGAGATAATGCTGGCTAACGAGGAAATAAGGAATACGATCATTAAATCACAGCATGTCTGTGTGTGATTAAGCCTTGCGAGGTTTAGTTCCCTCATCCGAAAATCATTCATAAGCATCCAGTTGTAACAAGCATAAGATCAAGGTTTTAATTAGACTATTAGAGATCATTAACCAGGACTCAGTTTCAGAAAAACCAGAATGTCTCTTGGTGTCTTG comes from the Arachis duranensis cultivar V14167 chromosome 7, aradu.V14167.gnm2.J7QH, whole genome shotgun sequence genome and includes:
- the LOC107458333 gene encoding uncharacterized protein LOC107458333, which translates into the protein MQQKRTLIFLLVALIALAYRAIQPPPPRTCGSPGGPPTTAPRIRLRDGRHLAYKEHGVPRELAKNKIVFLHGFASTRHDTVITVNLPSGLLEELGAYIVSFDRPGYGESDPDPIRTPKSLAFDVEELADKLGLGPKFYVFGYSMGGQAVWGVLKYIPHRLAGATLLTPVTNYWWNAFPSNLFTKAYYKQPAQDQWAVGVAHYLPSLTYWWITQKWFPTSSVVEYNPAIFSQQDLSIIRSSNFSKGRENQAVQQGESESICRDMIIGFGAWDFDPLKIDNPFPKNEGQVHLWQGEDDQLVPAMLQRYLAQNIPWIHYHELPGAGHMFPLGDKLNEVILKTQLLI